The Populus trichocarpa isolate Nisqually-1 chromosome 18, P.trichocarpa_v4.1, whole genome shotgun sequence genomic interval AAATAGAATTCTGATGGTTCTACCACGATAAGCCTAGGCGGTCTAGAGTTGGGATCTAAAGGATGCACCACATCCTCTGCTGTTATGTGagatttaaatatatcaaaccATTTGGAATAAACTATTATGCTGTGTCGTATATTGTGCAGCGAGATTAaacatttcaaattatttagaataaagtactattttatgatattagtaAAACcacttaattaaaattatcattaatgacataacttaaattaaataattttcttaattttttttaaacaaacaaatcctttaataaatgaattatttatacgAAAGCACATGCAAAAAAGAAGCAATAATAACAACATTTCATGGTTGTTTTAGTAAACTGACcaactaaataatttaattaatatccatACTAGTtaagatttaatatattaaaataaaataattgatgttaattaattttgaaatttttttttttaataaaagaagcaTCCTTTGTATATCTACTCTATGATTTACTTTAAGGAGAGagataaataatgaaaagaaaaatcatatctgtacccattaaaaattataaaaatattttcatggaaactcgaaaaaaagatatttaaaattttttctttcttgtttcttcaTGTATCTCTTTTATAGAGTAAGCATTTGTAATTTCTActaattttgcataaaaaaaattgcatcgcATGTcacattttaaaatactattaattTTGTCATAATATGGACTATTCATTGGGCAATCTTCAAAATGGGCTTAAATCTTTCAGAGAAAAATTGGTCTCCTAGAGGATGTGCTGTATGACATTATCCTCACTGCCCACCAAGCAAAAAGACTAGACCAAAAGAAGAATGTCTTGCTCCACTCTTCTGGACCAAGTAAGTTGCAACTCCCTCTTTATCTGTCTGTACCATGTTTACTTCTTCATAATTAAATGTGGGCAGTTTAGTTTGTTactgtttgttttgtttctcgGACGTTACAGAGTCTTCAGTTGGGTTTTGCCAAGAAATGGACTTCTGTATCTTTGAGACCAAGAACAAGCACTTGTTGCACTTGTCAGGTGATTATCTTATCTGTAAACACTTAACTCTGCACATTTTGGTCTATGCTTCATTGTCTTGTTTTGCTTTGATAATTTTAGTGGGACTtgattttgggttattattGTTAGTGTCAAAGGTTTAAGGTTTGGTTTCAGGGAGGGAGGATTATAATTTGTGGGAGATTTTTTTACTACTTTTCTATGTTGGTATGGATTTTTAAGTGGTACAGGCTTCTTTGAAGGCTTGAAACAGGTTTTTACCTGGTTGAATATGATGGAGGATGAATCTATGTGGACAAAATTGTTGCtttatgttgaaaaatgaaGATGGGAAATCATGGTTTTGCAAGATGTAAATCGATTGGGTTTTATTTAATTCTCCCCACAATTCCTTCCATCTATTAGTGAAAGAACTTATTGCTGAATGATATAATTTGGGCTTCCACCGTTTTCATGGTTAGAGAAATGAATGGATTACTCATGTATGCGTGCTTATAGTCAAACTATTTGCCCTAAATGTtggttttaggatttttttttaagtttttttttttatcgtggtTAGGGAAGGAAGTGAAATTTGATGTCTTGATGAATGGATTGTTGTTTATTTGATAAGCGGATTTTTCTGTGTTATTTGTGTATGGGAAGCTGCTCCATTTCTTAAATTATGTTGAGGTGCTGAGATGTTCATGATTATGTACTTTACAGGAAAGAAGCACCTTGGAgccaaaaaagaaaggagatagAGAAAGCAGAGGAGAGAAAAACAGGTCAGTCACCGAGGATAAATCCCTTATTTCCAGATCTCGTATAAGTCAGCAAGACAGCCTTCCTCCATTGGTTGGTGCTTTGAAAGCTTCAGCTGAAAAAAATGCAGCCAGCTTTCACTTCCCTGGGCATAATAGAGGGCGTGCTGCACCGTCTTCATTAACACAACTTATTGGGTTGAGACCATTTATTCATGATTTACCTGAGCTTCCAGAGCTTGACAACCTCTTTTCACCAGAGGGGCCCATTTTAGAGGCACAAATGCAAGCTGCCAAACTATTTGGATCTTCAGAAACATGGTTTCTTGTTGGAGGTACCACTTGTGGAATCCAAGCTGCAATAATGGCAACTTGTTCACCTGGAGAACATATTGTTCTCCCTCGCAATTCACATATATCAGCCATATCTGCTATGGTATTATCTGGAGCAATACCGAAGTACATAATGCCTGGGTATGATTGTAAATGGGATATTGCTGGTGGTGTCACTCCCTCACAGGTGAGTCTATTAggccttatttgtttttgcatttcaaaagcgtttttgaaacaatttgaattttattttatttttttctttgcttcaaattaatattttttttgtgtgtttttagatcattttgatgcgatgatatcaaaaatgattttaaaaaaaacaaaaaaaaacattattttaatacatttctgagtgaaaaacacttaaaaaaacaaccgcaaccacactcccaaacacgtCTTCCTGCTGGCTGAAGACATGTTGCTATCTACCttctaaaattgttttgttACTTACAATGGTAAAACGTttgcattcatattttttagtatgaACAAGAAATGTATGTTTACAGACATCACATTAGAGCCTTTCAACATTTATGGGGAAAGATAAAGATGCCAACCATTCCTTtcagttttaattaaataagaccctttggtttatttaattttattgtgctGATGGCATGCCAATAATATCTTTAAGATGGATCATATTATAGGTGGGGAAAGCTATCAAAGAGTTGGAGATGGATGGTAAAAAACCAGCTGCAGTTTTTATCACATCACCTACTTATCATGGTATATGCAGCAACTTGAGTGAGATTTCCCAACTTTGTCATGCTTATGGAATTCCTGTGATTGTCGACGAGGCTCATGGAGCACACCTAGGATTCCATCCCCAGATGCCTCATTCAGCTCTTAAGCAGGGTGCTGATTTGGTGGTACAATCCACTCACAAAGTTCTGTGTTCCCTTACACAGTCATCAATGTTGCACATGTCTGGGAATATTGTAGACAGAGATAGAATCTGTCGGTGCCTTCAAACCCTTCAAAGCACAAGCCCCAGTTATCTGCTTTTAGCATCATTAGATGCTGCTAGAGCTCAACTTGCTGAAAACCCAGGAACAGTTTTCAACAAAGCTTTGGAGTTGGCAATTGAAGCAAGCACTCTCATTAAAAAGATTCCTGGTATTAGCGTGCTTGACTTGGCGAGCTTCAATGAATTTCCTGCCATTGATCCCTTGCGCCTCACTCTTGGTTTTTGGTCACTTGGTTTATCTGGCTATGAAGCAGATGATATTTTAGATAGGGACCATGGAGTCATCTCTGAGCTTGTTGGGACCCAATCTATTACATTTGCAATAAACCTTGGAACTTGCAGGGAACATAATCAAAGGTTAGTATCAGGTTTAAAAAAACTACCAACATCTTCCTTACATTCCAAAACCACGGAAAAGAGGGTGGAGAGCAGAGAGCATGCACCCTTCAATGATATTTGTATCAGTTTGAATCCAAGAGATGCCTTTTTTGCAAATAAAAGGAGTGTGAGTGTCAGAGAGAGCCTTGGCAAGGTCTGTGGTGAGCTTATATGTCCATACCCACCAGGGATCCCTGTAATGATTCCTGGTGAGATTATTACAGAAAGGGCTTTGAATTATCTGCTGGATGTTAGAAGGAAAGGTGCTGTTGTTACTGGAGCTTCCGATTCTCATCTCTCTTCCATAGTTATCTGTGATGTGTGACAAAGGACAGTGCTAAGTCAACAGCTTTGTTGATTTCTTGTTTCCCCTGTTGGAGGCAATTGACAAGAGAAGAAATTACTTTCCTGTGGTGTCAGAGACTGGAACTTCAAATTCAAGTCATAGGGTTCTGATAAGACTAGCTGTTGGTGCTTCGCTAAGACAGTTAAAGACTGTTTGTTGCTGTGTAAGAGCTGTCTACGTGAACATGAAACCTGTTGCGCTTGTGCCACAAGTTCATCCGTAAGTGGGAGACATCAAAGCTTGTCATCTGTGAACATTGATGAAATCTTTACTATGCTAGGCTCTTTTCTCTATCAGATTTCTGCTCCAATTGCTTGAAGGTGTGTTTTGCAGACCCTAGACTAATGAACCATTCAAAATAACAGCTTCAACCATTTTCAACTTCCATATCTTCCCTTTAACATGCATGTGATGGCTAATGACAAAGGGGTAGAATTCAACTTTAGATGGCAATGGCTTCTAAATGCAGGGTTCGTTGCGTCTTTCTTCATTTGTATCTGTCAACAAGTTcgttttattatttgttgtaaTTTTGGGCATTGACTTGATACTTGTGGCATTAGTGTAGGAACATGGAGCATGTCAGTATTATATGATGTGCCCCCACCGCCCTGCCAGAAGAATGCTACTGCCGGTATTGATATGGAAGAATCACTTTTTTGGAGCccaaatttaaagcaaaatgcAGCGATCAGAGAGGAGGTATAGCGAACGAGAGAAGTGGAGGTGCCAGCAACCTGCCAGATAGATATGATCAATGTTATGAATATTGTGGTTCTTGTATAATTTTAATCATACTCTTTAATTGAGTTCTAATCATAATTACGTATGATCATCCCTACATATCACatgatttctttgttgatttaatcTGAAGATCATGAATCGACCACATGTAAtatacctcttttttttcctgaacaGGTTTGTCCCCATTTATGCTCGACACCTTCTTACCTTTCCTGTCTTCCACTCTTAATTCCAATATAACCATGGCAACAACACAAGGATCATGGCTCA includes:
- the LOC127904703 gene encoding uncharacterized protein LOC127904703, whose amino-acid sequence is MSCSTLLDQSLQLGFAKKWTSVSLRPRTSTCCTCQERSTLEPKKKGDRESRGEKNRSVTEDKSLISRSRISQQDSLPPLVGALKASAEKNAASFHFPGHNRGRAAPSSLTQLIGLRPFIHDLPELPELDNLFSPEGPILEAQMQAAKLFGSSETWFLVGGTTCGIQAAIMATCSPGEHIVLPRNSHISAISAMVLSGAIPKYIMPGYDCKWDIAGGVTPSQVGKAIKELEMDGKKPAAVFITSPTYHGICSNLSEISQLCHAYGIPVIVDEAHGAHLGFHPQMPHSALKQGADLVVQSTHKVLCSLTQSSMLHMSGNIVDRDRICRCLQTLQSTSPSYLLLASLDAARAQLAENPGTVFNKALELAIEASTLIKKIPGISVLDLASFNEFPAIDPLRLTLGFWSLGLSGYEADDILDRDHGVISELVGTQSITFAINLGTCREHNQRLVSGLKKLPTSSLHSKTTEKRVESREHAPFNDICISLNPRDAFFANKRSVSVRESLGKVCGELICPYPPGIPVMIPGEIITERALNYLLDVRRKGAVVTGASDSHLSSIVICDV